Proteins co-encoded in one Astatotilapia calliptera chromosome 18, fAstCal1.2, whole genome shotgun sequence genomic window:
- the LOC113010681 gene encoding guanine nucleotide-binding protein G(I)/G(S)/G(O) subunit gamma-5-like — translation MSGSSNLVTMKKVVQQLRFEASINRVKVSQAAADLQQFCIQNALQDPLLTGVSSSTNPFRPQKVCSFL, via the exons ATGTCGGGTTCATCCAACCTGGTGACCATGAAAAAGGTGGTACAGCAGCTTCGTTTTGAGGCGAGCATAAACAGAGTTAAG GTTTCTCAGGCAGCTGCAGATCTACAACAGTTTTGCATACAGAATGCTCTCCAAGACCCCTTGCTCACCGGTGTGTCATCCAGCACCAACCCTTTCAGGCCACAGAAGGTCTGCTCCTTCTTGTGA